In Vibrio tritonius, the following are encoded in one genomic region:
- a CDS encoding alpha-L-glutamate ligase-like protein — protein MLFSLSEYTSPFKLRRKGIMGMNQRNHSYIGRYNDRSKYPLVDDKLKTKLIAQRAGATVPKLIGVISNQGDVRNIHSMVANWPGFVIKPARGSGGKGILVVTSHKEGEYTKPSGSSINNSDVERHISNILAGLFSLGGKNDVAVIENLIEFDDCFDGFSYEGVPDVRIIVFKGYPVMAMMRLSTSASDGKANLHQGAVGVGIDIGTGKAVKAVQFNRPVTVHPDTGRELIELQVPQWQNLLTLAASAWEMTSLGYMGTDMVLDKKEGPMVLELNARPGLAIQIANGAGLLPRLRHIESLGTPLIYPSAAERVAYSVKRFAVDEHQF, from the coding sequence ATGTTGTTTTCGCTCTCTGAATATACGTCACCGTTCAAACTTCGCCGTAAAGGCATTATGGGTATGAACCAGCGTAACCACAGCTATATTGGGCGATATAATGATCGCTCAAAATACCCACTGGTGGATGATAAGTTAAAAACAAAGCTCATCGCTCAACGTGCTGGTGCAACTGTACCTAAATTGATCGGCGTCATTAGTAACCAGGGGGACGTGAGAAACATTCACTCTATGGTTGCAAACTGGCCAGGCTTTGTTATCAAACCCGCTCGGGGTAGTGGTGGTAAAGGCATCTTAGTGGTGACATCACATAAAGAAGGTGAATACACAAAACCATCAGGTAGCAGTATTAACAACAGTGATGTAGAGCGTCATATCAGTAATATTCTTGCTGGTCTATTTTCCCTAGGCGGTAAGAATGATGTGGCGGTTATCGAAAACCTCATTGAATTTGATGACTGTTTCGACGGGTTTAGTTATGAGGGTGTGCCCGACGTTCGCATAATCGTATTCAAAGGTTATCCTGTAATGGCGATGATGCGTCTTTCAACCTCAGCCTCAGACGGCAAGGCAAACTTGCACCAGGGTGCGGTAGGTGTCGGCATTGATATTGGAACGGGTAAGGCGGTAAAAGCAGTACAGTTTAACCGCCCTGTTACAGTGCATCCAGACACAGGTCGCGAGCTGATTGAACTGCAAGTACCTCAATGGCAAAACCTGCTAACTCTAGCAGCCAGCGCTTGGGAAATGACAAGCTTAGGCTACATGGGGACAGATATGGTCTTGGATAAAAAAGAAGGGCCGATGGTGCTTGAATTAAACGCTCGCCCAGGGCTAGCCATTCAAATCGCTAACGGTGCTGGCTTATTGCCACGACTGCGACATATTGAAAGTTTAGGCACGCCGTTAATTTACCCTTCTGCCGCTGAGCGTGTTGCTTACTCAGTCAAACGATTCGCGGTAGATGAACATCAATTCTAA
- a CDS encoding inactive transglutaminase family protein codes for MTSKVPFYISILLLIVAGITLSVMRHQQYGVPWTPGETRQVWDLEARIEFYAMDKPVKVSLAAPATQDGYTLINETASSPGYGVSYISSNSGRRAEWSIRHAKGPQTIYYKTQFLVDPQARSTPIPPTGEIEKPTLDGPEEAAAVALINRANKLSADPVSFTRELIKTLNDPESQNASLLLNNMSRYEATQKLLSYANIQNKVVGVISLEDGRRRQPIQMMNQVWDGEKWELFNPETGTQPTHPNLLVWDESNVSLLDVIGGQNSQVYFSMISEEVSPQQATSSKVEADGLLNLSIHSLPLEEQAMFKTIMLMPIGALIVVFLRVIVGLKTSGTFMPVLIAVAFVQTQLMTGIIGFLLIVGTGLIIRSYLSRLNLLLVARISAVIIAVILIISVFTVVAFKLGLTEGLTITFFPMIILSWTIERMSILWEEEGTKEVLMQGGGSLFTAILIYLAMTNGYVQHLTFNFIGLQLVVMAIILLLGTYTGYRISELRRFKPLAEDD; via the coding sequence ATGACATCTAAAGTACCGTTTTACATCTCCATATTGCTACTGATTGTAGCTGGAATAACACTCAGTGTTATGCGTCACCAGCAGTACGGTGTACCGTGGACACCCGGAGAAACGCGTCAGGTATGGGATTTAGAAGCTCGTATCGAATTTTACGCGATGGACAAGCCCGTAAAAGTCTCTCTTGCTGCTCCAGCGACGCAGGATGGCTATACGCTGATTAATGAAACCGCTTCCTCGCCTGGTTACGGAGTTTCGTACATTTCAAGCAACTCAGGACGTCGTGCAGAGTGGTCTATCCGCCACGCTAAAGGACCACAAACCATTTATTACAAAACACAATTTTTGGTCGATCCTCAAGCTCGTTCAACGCCTATTCCGCCCACGGGTGAAATTGAAAAACCAACCTTAGATGGTCCAGAAGAAGCAGCTGCCGTTGCATTAATTAATCGCGCAAACAAACTGTCAGCAGATCCTGTCAGCTTTACACGCGAGCTAATTAAAACACTCAACGATCCAGAGAGCCAAAATGCATCTTTATTGCTCAATAACATGTCTCGATATGAAGCAACGCAAAAATTGCTCTCGTACGCCAACATTCAGAACAAAGTTGTTGGGGTTATTTCTTTAGAAGATGGCCGCCGACGCCAGCCCATTCAAATGATGAACCAAGTGTGGGATGGTGAAAAATGGGAGCTATTTAATCCTGAAACAGGTACACAGCCAACCCATCCAAACCTATTGGTCTGGGATGAGTCCAACGTTTCATTACTCGACGTTATCGGCGGTCAAAATAGCCAAGTTTACTTCAGTATGATCTCTGAAGAAGTGTCACCTCAGCAAGCAACATCAAGTAAAGTTGAGGCTGATGGGCTACTCAACCTATCAATTCACAGCCTACCACTCGAAGAACAAGCGATGTTTAAAACCATCATGCTGATGCCAATCGGTGCTTTGATCGTGGTGTTCCTTCGTGTGATTGTCGGGCTAAAAACCTCCGGTACGTTTATGCCAGTGCTGATTGCGGTTGCATTTGTGCAAACCCAATTAATGACCGGGATTATCGGGTTCCTACTCATTGTGGGAACAGGCTTGATTATCCGTAGCTACCTATCGCGGCTTAACTTATTGCTGGTTGCGCGAATATCGGCCGTTATTATCGCCGTTATTCTGATAATTTCTGTGTTTACGGTGGTCGCATTCAAGCTTGGTTTGACAGAGGGTCTAACCATCACTTTCTTCCCAATGATCATCTTGTCATGGACTATTGAACGTATGTCGATTCTTTGGGAAGAAGAAGGTACCAAAGAGGTGTTGATGCAAGGTGGCGGCTCACTATTTACCGCAATTCTTATTTACCTTGCAATGACTAACGGCTATGTACAACACCTGACCTTTAACTTTATTGGTCTGCAATTGGTCGTTATGGCTATTATCCTATTGCTTGGCACATACACAGGTTACCGAATCTCAGAGCTACGTCGCTTTAAGCCATTAGCAGAGGATGATTAA
- a CDS encoding ATP-dependent zinc protease family protein, whose protein sequence is MFKRIAPVIALSMLSGCTMMNGDEYHQATLAAIQHSESNIDNHLTNLELQISNQMDYIDSLEKEVIKLQEHVKLLQHTASEIDSQTEQQLAVQQAADGVAPLKITPQKPRHEVVLGEVEKVTIDTINQTFDARVDTGAATSSLNAVDIQEFERNSKNWVRFHLAAGDTVAKDAPWIEAPILRYVRIRQANSEEAERRAVIELWVKLGDIHEKTPFTLADRSQMSHPILLGREFIRDIAVVDVSKKFIHTDSVKEANKENTK, encoded by the coding sequence ATGTTTAAGCGAATAGCACCCGTTATTGCTCTTAGCATGCTATCAGGTTGCACTATGATGAACGGTGATGAATATCATCAAGCTACGCTCGCCGCCATCCAACATTCAGAATCGAATATCGACAATCATCTTACCAATTTGGAACTGCAAATTAGTAATCAGATGGACTATATCGACAGTCTAGAAAAAGAAGTCATCAAGCTTCAAGAACATGTCAAACTACTGCAACATACGGCCTCCGAAATTGATTCGCAGACTGAGCAACAGTTAGCCGTTCAGCAAGCTGCTGATGGTGTGGCACCACTAAAAATCACCCCACAAAAACCACGACACGAAGTGGTGTTAGGCGAAGTAGAGAAAGTCACTATCGATACCATCAATCAAACCTTTGATGCTCGTGTCGACACAGGCGCCGCGACCTCATCTCTTAACGCCGTAGATATTCAAGAATTTGAACGTAATAGTAAGAATTGGGTTCGTTTCCACCTCGCTGCAGGCGATACGGTCGCAAAAGATGCTCCGTGGATTGAAGCGCCTATTTTACGTTATGTTCGTATTCGTCAAGCGAACAGTGAAGAAGCAGAACGTCGCGCTGTGATTGAATTATGGGTGAAACTAGGTGATATTCATGAGAAAACACCATTTACATTGGCAGACCGTTCACAAATGAGCCACCCTATTTTGTTGGGTAGAGAATTTATTCGTGACATTGCCGTAGTGGATGTCAGCAAAAAATTCATTCATACCGACAGCGTTAAAGAAGCCAATAAAGAAAACACTAAATAG
- the cmoB gene encoding tRNA 5-methoxyuridine(34)/uridine 5-oxyacetic acid(34) synthase CmoB, protein MFNFANVYQLIAQDTRLQPWLNILPQQLTDWQQQQHGDLDRWLRALKKISTDRPDVIDLKDSVTLHNQTPLPLGEQKKLENLLKTFHPWRKGPYFLHGIHIDTEWRSDWKWDRLLPHISDLTNRTVLDVGCGNGYHMWRMLGAGARQVYGIDPSELFLVQFEAIRALMGNDQRVNLLPLGIEQLPELEAFDTVFSMGVLYHRRSPIDHLIQLKNQLVSGGELILETLVIDGDENAVLVPIDRYAQMRNVYFFPSALALKVWLEKVGFIDVKIVDENITSLDEQRTTEWMKHNSLPDYVDPENPNMTVEGYPAPRRAILVAKKP, encoded by the coding sequence ATGTTCAACTTTGCCAACGTATACCAATTGATTGCGCAAGATACCCGTCTGCAACCTTGGCTAAATATTCTTCCTCAACAGCTCACCGATTGGCAGCAACAGCAGCATGGCGATCTTGACCGTTGGTTACGCGCGCTCAAAAAAATATCAACCGATCGCCCAGACGTTATTGATTTGAAAGACTCGGTGACTCTGCATAATCAGACGCCACTACCGTTAGGTGAACAGAAAAAGTTAGAAAACTTGCTTAAGACCTTCCACCCATGGCGCAAAGGTCCTTATTTCCTACACGGTATTCACATTGATACAGAGTGGCGTTCTGATTGGAAATGGGATCGCCTATTGCCCCATATTTCTGACCTGACTAACCGCACCGTATTGGATGTGGGTTGTGGCAACGGTTATCACATGTGGCGCATGTTGGGTGCTGGCGCACGTCAAGTATACGGTATTGATCCATCAGAACTGTTCCTTGTTCAATTTGAAGCTATTCGCGCACTAATGGGTAATGATCAACGCGTCAACTTACTGCCATTAGGTATTGAACAACTCCCTGAATTGGAAGCCTTTGATACCGTATTTAGCATGGGGGTTCTTTATCATCGTCGCTCCCCTATTGATCATCTTATTCAGTTGAAAAACCAATTGGTTTCCGGCGGAGAGTTGATTCTTGAAACGCTGGTTATTGATGGCGATGAAAACGCAGTATTAGTACCGATTGACCGCTACGCGCAAATGCGTAACGTTTATTTCTTCCCATCCGCTTTAGCATTGAAAGTATGGTTAGAAAAAGTCGGCTTTATTGACGTAAAAATCGTCGACGAAAATATCACATCATTGGATGAACAACGTACAACGGAATGGATGAAACACAATTCGTTACCTGATTACGTAGACCCAGAAAATCCAAATATGACGGTAGAAGGTTATCCGGCGCCACGTCGAGCAATTTTAGTTGCAAAAAAACCATAA
- the cmoA gene encoding carboxy-S-adenosyl-L-methionine synthase CmoA, translating to MSNKDTIFSAPIDKIGDFTFDERVAEVFPDMIQRSVPGYSNIISAIGMLAERFAKPNTHVYDLGCSLGAATLSMRRHIEGQEGCKIIAVDNSHAMVERCKLHVNAYRSDTHVDVIEADIREIDIQNASVVVLNFTLQFLSPEDRYSLLEKIYHGLRPGGILILSEKYVFEDNTAHELLIDLHHDFKRANGYSELEISQKRSAIEHVMRPDSIPMHKQRFSEIGFSSFEVWFQCFNFGSMFAIK from the coding sequence ATGAGTAACAAAGACACTATTTTTTCAGCACCGATTGACAAAATTGGCGATTTTACCTTTGACGAGCGTGTCGCAGAGGTTTTCCCAGATATGATCCAACGGTCGGTGCCTGGATATAGCAATATTATCTCTGCCATCGGAATGTTGGCGGAGCGCTTTGCTAAACCTAACACCCATGTTTACGACCTTGGCTGCTCACTTGGCGCAGCAACACTCTCAATGCGTCGCCATATTGAAGGACAAGAGGGCTGTAAAATCATCGCGGTGGACAATTCCCATGCGATGGTGGAACGCTGTAAATTGCACGTCAACGCTTACCGCTCAGATACTCACGTAGACGTGATTGAAGCGGATATTCGTGAAATCGACATTCAAAATGCATCGGTCGTGGTACTTAACTTCACTCTACAGTTTTTATCCCCAGAAGATCGCTATAGCTTACTCGAAAAAATCTACCACGGTTTGCGTCCCGGCGGCATTTTAATTCTGTCGGAAAAGTACGTGTTTGAAGACAATACCGCCCATGAATTGCTCATCGATCTTCACCACGATTTTAAACGCGCAAACGGCTACAGCGAGCTGGAAATCAGTCAAAAGCGCAGTGCCATTGAGCACGTGATGCGCCCAGATTCAATTCCGATGCACAAACAACGTTTTAGTGAAATTGGTTTTTCGAGTTTCGAGGTGTGGTTCCAGTGCTTTAACTTCGGCTCAATGTTCGCGATTAAATAA
- a CDS encoding DUF72 domain-containing protein: protein MRLGLTLWSHSGWQSEFYGSGTSAGDRLARYAEVFNTVEGNTTFYASPGAHTVLNWRDATPDEFRFTFKLPKAITHEHRLRNASPLLNDFLTLMAPLQHKIGMWTIQLPASFGPEDLGVLYRFRQQFPKDFPLGLEVRHPQFFAKGAAEKELNQWLIEQNIDRIIMDSRPVFSASPTDPFVLDAQQKKPKVPVHAIATAHHPMVRFIGHPDLEANVVFVTPWLTKLSEWIAHGKQPYLMIHTPDNLLAPQLAKKIYGQLQTHVQNQFALTLPDLSEFPAQKGINQLSMF from the coding sequence ATGCGTCTTGGTTTGACCTTGTGGTCTCACTCTGGATGGCAAAGTGAATTTTACGGTTCAGGAACCAGCGCAGGCGATCGTCTTGCTCGCTACGCAGAGGTATTCAACACCGTGGAGGGCAACACCACCTTTTATGCCAGCCCAGGAGCGCATACGGTATTAAACTGGCGCGATGCAACACCTGATGAGTTTCGCTTTACCTTTAAGTTGCCCAAAGCGATTACACATGAGCATCGTTTGCGAAACGCCTCACCACTATTAAACGATTTCTTAACACTGATGGCCCCGTTGCAGCACAAGATTGGCATGTGGACCATACAACTGCCCGCCTCTTTTGGTCCTGAAGACCTTGGGGTTCTCTACCGTTTTCGTCAGCAATTCCCCAAAGATTTTCCTCTCGGTTTAGAAGTCCGCCATCCCCAATTCTTTGCCAAAGGCGCGGCAGAGAAAGAGCTGAATCAATGGCTGATTGAGCAGAACATCGACCGAATTATAATGGACAGTCGCCCAGTGTTTAGTGCTTCGCCGACCGACCCTTTCGTTCTAGATGCCCAACAAAAGAAACCCAAAGTGCCCGTCCATGCTATTGCAACGGCTCATCATCCAATGGTTCGTTTTATTGGCCATCCCGATTTAGAGGCTAATGTGGTCTTTGTTACACCTTGGTTAACTAAGCTGTCAGAGTGGATTGCGCATGGCAAACAGCCTTATCTGATGATTCACACTCCAGACAACTTACTTGCCCCGCAACTTGCGAAAAAAATATATGGCCAATTACAAACGCATGTTCAGAATCAATTTGCGCTAACCTTGCCAGATTTATCAGAATTTCCCGCACAAAAAGGCATCAATCAACTATCAATGTTCTAA
- the aspS gene encoding aspartate--tRNA ligase, with the protein MRSHYCGHLNKSLVGQTVELCGWVNRRRDLGGLIFIDMRDREGIVQVVVDPDMADVFAVANQLRSEFCIKLTGAVRARPDSQINKDMATGEVEILASGIEIINRSEVLPLDFNQKNSEEQRLKYRYLDLRRPEMSDRIKLRAKASSFVRRFLDDNGFLDIETPVLTKATPEGARDYLVPSRVHKGKFYALPQSPQLFKQLLMMSGFDRYYQIVKCFRDEDLRADRQPEFTQIDIETSFMPAEEVRGMTEKMVRDMWKELLDVELGDFPIMPYSEAMRRFGSDKPDLRNPLEIIDVADLVKDVEFKVFAGPANDEKGRVAVLCVTGGAALTRKQIDEYTNYVSIYGAKGMAWLKVNDRAAGLEGIQSPVAKFLSAEIIESLLERTNAQSGDIILFGADNANVVTNALGALRLKIGKDLGLTDESAWAPLWVIDFPMFESDEEGNVAAMHHPFTSPLGVSPQELKANPAEANSNAYDMVINGYEVGGGSVRIHNAEMQSAVFDVLGINEEEQRSKFGFLLDALKYGTPPHAGLAFGLDRLVMLLCGTENIRDVIAFPKTTAAACPLTEAPSFANPAALEELSIAVIAKEEAEKDAE; encoded by the coding sequence ATGCGTAGCCATTATTGTGGTCACCTGAACAAGTCCCTCGTTGGACAAACTGTGGAACTGTGCGGCTGGGTAAACCGTCGTCGTGATTTAGGCGGTCTTATCTTCATTGATATGCGAGATCGTGAAGGTATCGTTCAGGTGGTTGTCGATCCAGATATGGCGGACGTGTTTGCTGTAGCAAACCAATTGCGCAGTGAGTTCTGTATCAAACTGACTGGCGCAGTTCGTGCTCGTCCAGACAGCCAAATCAACAAAGATATGGCAACGGGTGAAGTTGAAATCTTGGCATCAGGCATTGAGATCATTAACCGTTCTGAAGTATTGCCTCTCGATTTCAACCAGAAAAACTCGGAAGAACAGCGTCTAAAATACCGCTATTTAGACCTTCGCCGTCCAGAAATGAGCGACCGTATTAAACTGCGTGCAAAAGCATCAAGTTTTGTTCGTCGTTTCCTAGATGACAACGGCTTCTTGGATATCGAAACTCCAGTACTAACTAAAGCAACACCAGAAGGTGCTCGTGACTACTTAGTACCAAGCCGTGTGCACAAAGGTAAATTCTACGCACTACCACAATCACCACAGCTATTTAAGCAGCTGCTAATGATGTCTGGTTTTGACCGTTACTATCAAATCGTTAAGTGTTTCCGTGACGAAGATTTACGTGCTGACCGTCAGCCTGAATTCACTCAGATCGATATCGAAACATCATTTATGCCTGCGGAAGAAGTTCGCGGCATGACTGAAAAAATGGTTCGTGATATGTGGAAAGAACTGCTAGACGTTGAGCTAGGTGATTTCCCAATCATGCCTTACAGCGAAGCAATGCGTCGTTTTGGTTCAGACAAGCCTGACCTACGTAACCCACTAGAAATCATCGATGTCGCTGATCTCGTAAAAGACGTTGAATTCAAAGTGTTTGCAGGCCCTGCAAATGACGAAAAAGGTCGCGTAGCGGTTCTTTGTGTTACTGGCGGTGCAGCGTTAACTCGTAAGCAAATTGACGAATACACCAACTACGTTTCAATCTACGGTGCGAAAGGCATGGCATGGTTGAAAGTAAACGATCGTGCAGCAGGCCTAGAAGGCATTCAGTCTCCAGTAGCGAAATTCTTGAGTGCAGAGATCATCGAATCTCTACTTGAGCGCACTAACGCACAATCTGGCGACATCATCCTATTTGGTGCCGATAACGCAAATGTTGTGACTAACGCACTTGGCGCACTTCGTCTGAAAATTGGTAAAGACTTAGGTCTAACTGATGAATCAGCATGGGCTCCACTATGGGTTATCGACTTCCCAATGTTCGAAAGTGATGAAGAAGGTAACGTTGCAGCAATGCACCATCCATTCACTTCACCACTAGGTGTGTCACCTCAAGAGCTGAAAGCCAACCCTGCAGAAGCAAACTCTAATGCTTACGATATGGTAATTAATGGCTATGAAGTCGGTGGTGGTTCAGTTCGTATCCACAATGCCGAAATGCAATCCGCTGTTTTTGATGTGCTAGGTATCAACGAAGAAGAACAACGTTCTAAATTCGGTTTCTTATTAGACGCACTAAAATACGGTACACCACCACATGCTGGTCTAGCATTCGGTCTTGACCGTTTGGTTATGCTACTTTGCGGCACAGAAAACATCCGTGACGTAATTGCATTCCCTAAAACAACTGCAGCAGCTTGTCCTCTAACAGAGGCGCCTAGCTTCGCAAACCCAGCAGCACTAGAAGAACTTTCTATTGCTGTGATTGCAAAAGAAGAAGCAGAGAAAGACGCTGAATAA
- a CDS encoding thymidine kinase has protein sequence MAQMYFYYSAMNAGKSTTLLQSAFNYKERGMTPVIYTAAIDDRFGAGKVSSRIGLEASAYIFSAQTDLYAEITALNEEAPRHCILVDECQFLSKEQVYQLTEVVDRLDIPVLCYGLRTDFLGELFPGSLALLAWADKLVELKTICHCGRKANMVIRTDEHGKPIAEGDQVAIGGNDKYVSVCRLHYKEALGRK, from the coding sequence TTGGCTCAGATGTATTTTTATTACTCCGCAATGAATGCGGGTAAATCCACCACACTGTTGCAATCGGCGTTTAACTATAAAGAGCGTGGTATGACACCTGTCATTTATACCGCAGCAATTGATGATCGTTTTGGGGCAGGGAAGGTCAGTTCACGTATTGGCTTAGAAGCGTCTGCTTATATTTTTAGTGCGCAAACCGATCTCTACGCAGAAATTACGGCTCTTAACGAAGAAGCACCACGCCACTGTATTTTAGTCGACGAATGTCAGTTTTTATCGAAAGAACAAGTATACCAACTTACCGAAGTTGTTGACCGTCTTGATATCCCGGTGCTGTGCTATGGTTTACGCACCGACTTTTTGGGCGAGCTTTTCCCAGGGAGCCTAGCATTACTGGCTTGGGCAGATAAGCTGGTGGAGTTAAAAACGATTTGTCATTGTGGGCGTAAAGCCAATATGGTGATTCGCACCGATGAGCATGGCAAGCCAATAGCCGAAGGTGATCAAGTTGCGATTGGTGGTAACGATAAATACGTATCTGTATGCCGTTTACATTACAAAGAGGCTCTCGGTCGCAAGTAA
- a CDS encoding YdcF family protein, with translation MSKHLYQHLETLWRYMQLDHDLQSADVIIAMGSNDLRVAEHAVTLFKQGLAPLIVFSGGYGRLTRGVYDTPEAERFATVAKDAGVAEENILLEGTSQNSGENIQFSARLLAEHNIHPKRVILVHKPYKERRAYATFMKQWPEAVESLQVTSCATDLFEYLTEEMTLDLVIEQLLGDFERIENYPAQGFQISQPVPVEVHEAYEALKTIFS, from the coding sequence ATGAGTAAACATCTTTACCAACATTTAGAAACGCTTTGGCGTTACATGCAATTGGACCACGACCTCCAATCTGCTGATGTCATTATTGCTATGGGAAGCAATGATTTACGGGTTGCAGAACATGCAGTAACTCTATTCAAACAAGGATTAGCTCCTTTAATCGTTTTTAGTGGGGGCTATGGTCGCCTCACTCGCGGTGTTTATGACACACCAGAAGCAGAGCGATTTGCCACCGTAGCCAAAGACGCTGGCGTTGCCGAAGAGAACATATTACTAGAAGGTACATCGCAAAATAGTGGCGAGAATATTCAATTTTCTGCTCGCCTATTGGCTGAACACAACATCCATCCGAAGCGGGTAATATTAGTCCACAAACCGTATAAAGAACGCCGCGCCTATGCGACTTTTATGAAACAGTGGCCAGAAGCGGTTGAGAGTTTACAAGTGACGTCTTGTGCAACCGATCTATTTGAATATCTTACTGAAGAAATGACATTAGATTTAGTGATTGAGCAATTGCTAGGTGATTTTGAGCGGATAGAAAATTACCCAGCACAAGGATTTCAAATCAGCCAACCAGTGCCAGTAGAAGTCCACGAAGCGTATGAAGCCCTTAAAACGATTTTTAGCTAA
- a CDS encoding NAD(P)H-binding protein has translation MSRVVIIGAGWLGKPLAQSFLQKKIKVSATRTQMEGVEALSQLGIPSFLCDLNQPKELTEQLFQRQCDVIIGCFPPGFRRGQGDEYAHYWGNLVTHAKAAGVRKIVMVSSTTVYPNRIQAMHESDATYSQALDSEDFSTNARIMLQAEQCVIDSGLEYVIVRCSGLFGPDRHPSRFVNKLSSVSSTAPANMLHLKDAIGIIEFAVNHLINEVINATTPKTVSKAEFYAAAISKMSEEVSLPPIQDRPDKRIVCDRLIELGYQFNYSNTLEALSENE, from the coding sequence ATGAGTCGCGTTGTAATCATTGGTGCAGGATGGCTCGGTAAGCCTCTAGCACAGTCGTTTCTGCAAAAAAAGATCAAAGTCAGTGCAACCCGAACCCAAATGGAAGGTGTTGAAGCACTCTCACAACTCGGTATTCCTAGTTTTTTATGTGACCTAAACCAACCTAAAGAGCTAACTGAACAGCTATTTCAGCGTCAATGTGACGTCATCATTGGTTGTTTTCCTCCGGGCTTTCGCCGCGGACAAGGCGATGAATACGCCCATTATTGGGGTAACTTAGTTACTCATGCTAAAGCAGCAGGAGTACGTAAGATAGTAATGGTTAGCTCTACTACTGTTTACCCCAATCGAATACAAGCCATGCATGAGTCTGATGCTACTTACTCTCAAGCTTTAGATAGTGAGGACTTTTCAACCAATGCTCGTATCATGCTTCAAGCAGAGCAGTGCGTCATTGATTCTGGGCTTGAATACGTGATAGTCCGCTGTAGTGGCCTATTTGGACCAGACCGCCATCCTAGCCGCTTTGTTAACAAGCTTAGCTCGGTTAGTTCCACCGCGCCAGCTAACATGCTCCATCTTAAAGATGCCATCGGCATCATTGAATTTGCGGTAAATCACTTAATTAATGAAGTGATTAATGCAACGACTCCAAAAACTGTGAGCAAAGCCGAGTTTTACGCGGCTGCGATTTCTAAAATGAGCGAGGAGGTTAGCCTTCCTCCAATCCAAGATCGACCTGACAAGCGAATTGTCTGTGACAGGCTGATCGAACTGGGCTATCAGTTCAATTACTCAAATACTCTGGAGGCTTTGTCCGAAAATGAGTAA
- a CDS encoding TIGR02647 family protein, whose product MKFSQNHIDELNLLLQFDLGSTSKGIKVHSDASPLIQDAINSLHRKGLCTQPDGGYLTHEGIELAECIHRIHRILE is encoded by the coding sequence ATGAAGTTTAGCCAAAACCATATTGATGAACTTAATCTGTTACTACAATTTGATTTGGGTAGTACCTCAAAAGGCATCAAAGTACACAGTGATGCCTCCCCTCTTATACAAGATGCTATCAACAGCCTACACAGAAAAGGTCTTTGCACTCAGCCTGATGGTGGTTATTTAACTCATGAAGGTATCGAACTTGCAGAATGCATCCACCGAATTCATCGCATTCTCGAATAA